A single genomic interval of Devosia oryziradicis harbors:
- the mutS gene encoding DNA mismatch repair protein MutS, with product MDQTPIQPQLTPMMAQYFEIKAANPGYLLFYRMGDFYELFFEDAEIASAALGIVLTKRGKHLGQDIGMCGVPIHAANDYLNKLIRQGHRVAICEQVEDPKEAKKRGAKSVVKRDVVRLITSGTLTEDDHLDARASNFLAALAMVRHGDTDFALAWADVSTGETFTADLTAEQLQDELARIDPAELLLTEPTRTHLLEHRLLPPAWAAIAHLAPAESFDSEAATSSLRAALPGGAFDPTALSRAARAALGAVFGYVRESQKGVGVALRAPVADGAIRHMAIDQATRASLELHQTQRGQTRGSLRQVIDLTVTASGSRLLSARLAAPLADAPAINQRLDAVGHLANDTLLTSRLRADLKAVPDLARALTRLALDRGGPRDLAAIGKAVGAAAALARHLEQREEVPDVLARIARILSAAPLPLASELALALDDELPLLARDGGFVRKGYDRALDDERALASETRAVVAALQARLIEETDVRSLKIRHNGVLGYFVEVPAGHGTKLLEEPHRQTFIHRMTMANAMRFTTTELADLEGRIARAHEAALEIELKTFASLRYDVLSRTDALRELADALAELDVTSALAHLAATRGYTRPDIDDSLAFRIEGGRHPVVEDMVMAQGQSFVANDADLSGDDAVGGGRLWLVTGPNMGGKSTFLRQNALIAILAQMGSFVPATSAHIGVVDRLFSRVGASDDIAHGRSTFMVEMVETSAILNRATRRSLVVLDEIGRGTATFDGLSIAWAAVEALHDTTGCRALFATHFHELTSLAKTLTRVSNVTMKVREWEGEVVFLHEVGPGAADRSYGIQVARLAGLPEPVLARARQVLTVLEQRSAGTASSSQKASVLDDLPLFAHQPASRPVEKDPVHIALDAARPDEMTPKQAIDLLYELKKIRDDARRS from the coding sequence ATGGACCAGACGCCGATCCAGCCTCAGCTGACGCCGATGATGGCGCAGTATTTCGAGATCAAGGCGGCCAATCCGGGCTACCTGCTGTTCTATCGCATGGGCGACTTCTACGAGCTGTTCTTCGAGGATGCCGAGATCGCCAGCGCGGCCCTGGGCATCGTGCTGACCAAGCGCGGCAAGCATCTGGGACAGGATATCGGCATGTGCGGCGTGCCCATCCACGCTGCCAACGACTATCTCAACAAGCTGATCCGCCAGGGGCACCGCGTCGCCATCTGCGAGCAGGTCGAAGACCCCAAGGAAGCCAAGAAGCGCGGCGCCAAATCAGTGGTGAAGCGCGACGTGGTGCGTCTCATCACATCAGGCACGCTGACCGAGGATGATCACCTCGATGCGCGCGCCAGCAATTTCCTGGCGGCGCTGGCGATGGTCCGGCATGGCGACACCGATTTCGCGCTAGCTTGGGCCGATGTCTCGACCGGCGAAACCTTTACCGCCGACCTCACCGCCGAACAGCTGCAGGACGAACTGGCCCGCATCGATCCGGCCGAACTGCTGCTGACCGAGCCGACGCGCACGCACCTGCTCGAGCACCGCCTGCTGCCGCCGGCCTGGGCCGCCATTGCCCACCTTGCTCCAGCCGAGAGCTTCGACAGCGAAGCGGCGACATCAAGCCTGCGCGCCGCATTGCCCGGCGGGGCCTTCGACCCGACCGCGCTCTCCCGTGCCGCCCGTGCCGCCCTGGGCGCGGTGTTTGGCTATGTCCGTGAGTCTCAGAAGGGCGTTGGGGTTGCCCTGCGTGCCCCGGTCGCCGATGGCGCCATCCGGCACATGGCCATCGACCAGGCCACCCGCGCCAGCCTTGAACTGCACCAGACCCAACGCGGCCAGACCAGGGGGTCGCTGCGTCAGGTGATCGACCTGACGGTCACCGCATCCGGCTCCCGCCTGCTCTCGGCGCGCCTCGCTGCGCCCCTCGCCGATGCCCCGGCAATCAACCAGCGCCTCGACGCGGTTGGCCATCTCGCCAACGACACCCTGCTGACCTCGAGGCTGCGCGCCGATCTCAAGGCCGTGCCGGATCTGGCCCGCGCCCTGACCCGCTTGGCGCTCGATCGTGGCGGCCCGCGCGACCTGGCCGCCATTGGCAAGGCCGTAGGTGCTGCCGCCGCCCTTGCCCGGCATTTAGAGCAGCGCGAAGAGGTGCCCGATGTGCTGGCGCGCATCGCGCGTATCCTGTCCGCGGCACCCTTGCCGCTGGCCTCCGAGCTCGCCTTGGCGCTCGATGACGAACTCCCACTGCTTGCCCGCGACGGCGGCTTCGTGCGCAAGGGCTACGATCGGGCGCTGGACGACGAAAGGGCGCTGGCCAGCGAAACCCGCGCCGTGGTTGCTGCCCTGCAGGCGCGGCTGATCGAGGAAACCGACGTCCGCTCGCTCAAGATCCGGCACAATGGCGTGCTCGGCTATTTCGTCGAAGTGCCGGCGGGGCATGGCACCAAGCTGCTCGAGGAGCCACACCGGCAGACCTTCATCCACCGCATGACCATGGCCAATGCCATGCGCTTCACCACGACGGAGCTGGCCGATCTGGAAGGCCGCATCGCCCGGGCGCATGAGGCGGCGCTCGAGATCGAGCTCAAGACCTTTGCCAGCCTGCGCTACGACGTCCTCAGCCGTACTGACGCCCTGCGCGAACTGGCCGATGCGCTGGCGGAACTCGACGTCACCTCGGCCCTGGCCCATTTGGCGGCAACGCGCGGCTATACCAGGCCCGACATCGACGATTCCCTTGCCTTCAGGATCGAAGGCGGGCGGCACCCTGTCGTCGAAGACATGGTGATGGCCCAGGGCCAGAGCTTTGTCGCCAACGATGCCGACCTCAGCGGCGACGATGCCGTTGGCGGCGGCCGGCTCTGGCTGGTCACCGGTCCCAATATGGGTGGCAAATCGACCTTCCTCCGCCAGAACGCGCTGATAGCCATCCTGGCGCAGATGGGCAGCTTCGTGCCGGCCACATCGGCCCATATCGGCGTCGTCGACCGGCTCTTCTCCCGCGTCGGGGCCAGCGACGACATCGCCCATGGCCGCTCCACCTTCATGGTCGAAATGGTCGAGACCTCGGCCATCCTCAATCGCGCCACGCGCCGCAGCCTGGTCGTGCTCGACGAGATCGGCCGCGGCACGGCAACGTTCGATGGCCTCTCCATCGCCTGGGCGGCGGTCGAGGCGCTGCACGACACCACCGGATGCCGGGCGCTGTTCGCCACCCATTTCCACGAGCTCACCAGCCTCGCCAAGACCCTGACCCGGGTTAGCAACGTCACCATGAAGGTGCGCGAGTGGGAGGGCGAGGTGGTCTTCCTGCATGAAGTGGGTCCGGGCGCTGCCGACCGCTCCTATGGCATCCAGGTGGCGCGGCTGGCTGGCCTGCCCGAACCGGTACTGGCGCGCGCTCGCCAGGTTTTGACCGTGCTCGAACAGCGTTCGGCCGGAACCGCCTCTTCCAGCCAGAAAGCCAGCGTGCTAGACGATCTGCCACTTTTCGCCCATCAACCGGCTTCACGCCCCGTTGAGAAAGACCCGGTACATATTGCGCTCGACGCCGCCAGACCGGACGAAATGACCCCCAAGCAAGCGATCGACCTGCTCTACGAGTTGAAGAAAATCCGCGATGATGCTCGCCGAAGCTGA
- a CDS encoding DUF2189 domain-containing protein: MSNFHVIAGAGSKLDMPIIRTIRVSDLFDALRQGAADFWEKPSHYVMLVLIYPIVGIVLTVWMNGYHTWPLLYPLVGGFALVGPFAALGLYEISRRREQGLDTSWSHAFEVLRSPAIGSIAALGVMLLALFTLWLTAAQTLYESLFGSSTPQTLDGLLSQVFNEPGGMTLLIVGTMLGALFALVTLCSTVIAFPLLLDRDVGAFVAVETSFRAVMANPAPMLAWGIIVGLGLFLASLPLFVGLAVVIPILGHATWHLYRKVVEPASTIRGM; the protein is encoded by the coding sequence ATGTCCAATTTTCACGTCATCGCGGGCGCCGGCAGCAAGCTCGATATGCCCATCATCCGCACCATCCGCGTGTCGGACCTGTTTGACGCCTTGCGCCAGGGCGCCGCCGACTTCTGGGAGAAGCCCAGTCACTACGTCATGCTGGTGCTGATCTATCCCATTGTCGGCATCGTGCTGACGGTATGGATGAACGGCTATCACACCTGGCCCCTGCTCTATCCGCTGGTGGGCGGCTTTGCGCTGGTGGGGCCGTTCGCCGCCCTGGGCCTCTATGAAATCTCGCGCCGGCGCGAACAGGGGCTCGATACCTCCTGGTCGCATGCCTTCGAGGTCCTGCGTTCCCCCGCTATTGGGTCGATTGCGGCGCTGGGGGTGATGCTGCTGGCCCTGTTCACGCTCTGGCTCACGGCCGCTCAGACGCTTTATGAAAGCCTCTTCGGCTCGTCCACCCCCCAGACCCTGGACGGGCTCTTGAGCCAGGTCTTCAACGAACCGGGCGGCATGACGCTGCTGATCGTGGGCACGATGCTGGGCGCCCTGTTCGCCCTGGTGACGCTGTGCAGCACGGTCATCGCCTTCCCGCTGCTGCTCGATCGCGACGTGGGCGCCTTCGTCGCCGTCGAAACGTCGTTTCGGGCGGTGATGGCCAATCCGGCGCCCATGTTGGCATGGGGCATCATCGTCGGCCTCGGTCTGTTCCTGGCCTCGCTGCCGCTGTTTGTCGGCCTCGCCGTGGTCATTCCCATCTTGGGCCACGCGACCTGGCACCTTTATCGCAAGGTGGTGGAGCCGGCTTCGACGATCCGGGGCATGTAG
- a CDS encoding glycoside hydrolase family 43 protein, translating into MPQITNPILPGFNPDPSILRVGEDYYIATSTFEWFPGVQIHHSKDLANWDLITRPLSRKSQLDMRGDPDSCGVWAPCLSHDGEKFWLVYTDVKRKDGSFKDAHNYIVWADKIEGPWSDPIYVNSSGFDPSLFHDDDGRKWFVNMMWDHRRRPLLFAGIALQEFDPVAGKLVGPRTNIYQGTDLKLVEGPHLYKRNGWYYLLTAEGGTAYDHACTFARSRTIDGQYETHPDKHILTSKDAPFAAIQRGGHGDLVETPDGKTYLVHLGGRPTTQERRCVLGRETSIQEAYWGDDDWLYVKNGPVPSLHVEVPGSRNDNAYWTEQRYTFERGLPIDFQWLRTPETERIFSTDGGKLRLFGRESIGSWFEQALVARRQTHFSYDAETVIDFAPTDERQFAGLTAYYSRYNFFYLTVTAHADGQRELLLMSSEISWPDGNLKFPAAPVTIPNQGKVKLALEIRGPKLQFFYALEGQDRQPIGPVLDASILSDECGGHQAHGSFTGAFVGVAASDLNGTALPADFDYFVYRPVRHETDRYEI; encoded by the coding sequence ATGCCCCAGATTACCAATCCCATCCTGCCCGGCTTCAATCCGGATCCCTCGATCCTGCGGGTCGGCGAGGATTACTACATCGCCACCTCGACCTTCGAATGGTTCCCCGGCGTGCAGATCCACCACTCCAAGGATCTCGCCAACTGGGACCTGATAACCCGGCCGCTCAGCCGCAAGAGCCAGCTCGACATGCGTGGCGACCCCGACAGCTGCGGCGTCTGGGCCCCCTGCCTCAGCCATGACGGCGAAAAGTTCTGGCTGGTCTATACCGACGTCAAGCGCAAGGACGGCTCGTTCAAGGACGCGCACAACTACATCGTCTGGGCCGACAAGATCGAGGGGCCGTGGTCCGACCCGATCTACGTCAATTCCTCGGGCTTCGATCCCAGCCTTTTCCACGATGACGACGGCCGCAAATGGTTCGTCAACATGATGTGGGACCATCGCCGCCGGCCACTGCTGTTTGCCGGCATCGCGCTGCAGGAGTTCGATCCCGTCGCTGGCAAGCTGGTCGGCCCGCGCACCAATATCTACCAGGGCACCGACCTCAAGCTCGTCGAGGGCCCGCATCTCTATAAGCGGAACGGCTGGTACTATCTGCTGACCGCCGAAGGCGGCACGGCCTACGACCATGCCTGTACCTTTGCCCGCTCGCGCACCATCGACGGGCAATATGAGACCCATCCCGACAAGCACATCCTCACCTCCAAGGACGCGCCGTTTGCCGCCATCCAGCGGGGCGGTCACGGCGACCTGGTCGAGACGCCTGACGGCAAGACCTATCTGGTGCATCTGGGCGGTCGCCCGACGACGCAGGAGCGTCGCTGCGTGCTGGGCCGCGAAACCTCGATCCAGGAAGCCTATTGGGGCGACGACGACTGGCTCTATGTCAAGAACGGCCCGGTGCCCTCGCTGCATGTCGAGGTGCCCGGCAGCCGCAATGACAACGCCTATTGGACCGAGCAGCGCTATACGTTCGAACGCGGCCTGCCCATCGACTTCCAGTGGCTGCGCACGCCCGAAACCGAACGCATCTTTTCCACCGATGGCGGCAAGCTGCGGCTCTTCGGCCGCGAATCGATCGGCTCGTGGTTCGAGCAGGCGCTGGTGGCGCGGCGGCAGACGCATTTCTCCTATGACGCCGAGACGGTGATCGATTTCGCGCCCACCGACGAGCGCCAGTTTGCCGGCCTCACCGCCTATTACAGCCGCTACAACTTCTTCTACCTCACCGTCACCGCCCATGCCGATGGCCAGCGCGAACTGTTGCTGATGAGCTCGGAAATCAGCTGGCCCGATGGCAACCTCAAATTCCCGGCGGCCCCGGTGACCATTCCCAACCAGGGCAAGGTCAAGCTGGCGCTGGAAATCCGCGGACCCAAGCTGCAGTTCTTCTATGCGCTCGAGGGCCAGGACCGCCAGCCGATCGGGCCGGTGCTTGACGCATCAATCCTCTCGGACGAATGCGGTGGACACCAGGCCCATGGCAGCTTCACCGGTGCCTTCGTCGGCGTGGCCGCCAGCGATCTCAACGGCACGGCCCTGCCGGCCGATTTCGATTATTTCGTCTACCGGCCAGTGCGGCACGAGACGGATCGCTACGAGATCTGA
- a CDS encoding GNAT family N-acetyltransferase, whose protein sequence is MPPAIRPLVTGDRQAWADLWRAYLAFYETVLPDEVYVSTWSRLLDVDEPTWGALALRDGQPVGLVHWIYHRTNWAIADTCYLQDLFVAPDGRSQGHGRALIEHVAAHARAHGSARVYWTTHRTNYAAMQLYDRLASESGFLQYRMPLTP, encoded by the coding sequence ATGCCCCCAGCGATCAGACCCCTTGTCACTGGCGACAGGCAGGCTTGGGCCGACTTATGGCGCGCATACCTGGCCTTCTACGAGACCGTGTTGCCCGACGAGGTCTATGTCTCGACCTGGTCGCGCCTGCTCGACGTCGATGAACCGACCTGGGGTGCCCTGGCCCTGCGGGACGGCCAGCCCGTAGGATTGGTCCACTGGATCTATCACCGCACCAACTGGGCGATAGCCGACACCTGCTACCTGCAGGACCTGTTCGTCGCTCCGGATGGTCGCAGCCAGGGCCATGGCCGGGCACTGATCGAGCATGTTGCCGCCCATGCCAGGGCGCATGGCTCGGCCAGGGTCTATTGGACCACCCACCGAACCAACTACGCCGCGATGCAGCTTTATGACCGTTTGGCCAGCGAATCCGGTTTCCTGCAATACCGCATGCCGCTGACACCTTAG
- a CDS encoding VOC family protein produces the protein MVTVALHHVAVIVTDLDRSARFYQDLFGLAPIERPPFTIPGLWLGVGSLQVHLTVYAAGNFRQGPVDNDDIHFAFRTDDFEAFVARAEAMGFRADAAQDDPKRMILKRQGMAGFPQLYLMDPDRNVIEVNGAA, from the coding sequence ATGGTGACGGTTGCACTCCACCACGTCGCCGTCATCGTCACCGATCTCGATCGTTCGGCGCGCTTCTACCAGGACCTGTTCGGTCTGGCGCCGATCGAGCGTCCGCCCTTCACCATCCCGGGCCTTTGGCTCGGGGTGGGATCCCTCCAGGTGCACCTGACGGTCTATGCCGCCGGCAATTTCCGCCAGGGGCCGGTGGATAATGACGACATCCACTTTGCTTTTCGCACCGATGACTTTGAGGCCTTCGTGGCGAGGGCCGAAGCCATGGGCTTCCGCGCCGATGCGGCACAGGACGACCCCAAGCGTATGATTCTGAAGCGACAGGGCATGGCGGGCTTCCCCCAGCTCTACCTGATGGATCCCGACCGCAATGTCATCGAGGTCAACGGTGCAGCCTGA
- the xylA gene encoding xylose isomerase, with product MSDFFKGLSKVKFEGPQSKNALAYRHYNKDEIVLGKRMEDHIRPAIAYWHTFAQEGGDPFGGRTFDRPWFDKGIEGAKLKTEVAFEFFDLIDVPFFAFHDVDVAPEGATLAESNKNLRIIGDLIGQKMQQSGKKLLWGTANLFSNRRYMAGAATNPDPEIFAYAAGQVKAVLELTNELGGANYVLWGGREGYETLLNTKIGQEQDQMARFLTLVIEHAEKIGFKGQILIEPKPQEPSKHQYDFDVATVYGFLQKYGLEKKVKCNIEVGHAFLAGHSFEHELAVASSLGMLGSVDANRNDLQSGWDTDHFPNNAGEMALAFYYILKQGGLGNGGFNFDAKVRRQSLDAADLLHGHVLGLDTLARGLKGAAALIEDGEFDKLLDDRYAGWHSGLGKDILGGKLSLAQIADKVAADGINPQPRSGRQEYLENLVNRFV from the coding sequence GTGAGTGATTTTTTCAAGGGCCTGAGCAAGGTCAAGTTTGAGGGTCCGCAGAGCAAGAACGCTCTGGCCTATCGGCACTACAACAAAGACGAAATCGTCCTGGGCAAGCGGATGGAAGACCATATCCGCCCGGCCATCGCCTATTGGCACACCTTTGCCCAGGAAGGCGGCGACCCCTTTGGCGGGCGCACCTTCGACCGTCCCTGGTTCGACAAGGGCATCGAGGGCGCCAAGCTCAAGACCGAAGTGGCCTTCGAATTCTTCGACCTGATCGACGTGCCCTTCTTCGCCTTCCACGACGTTGACGTGGCGCCCGAAGGCGCGACGCTGGCCGAAAGCAACAAGAACCTGCGCATCATCGGCGATCTCATCGGCCAGAAGATGCAGCAGAGCGGCAAGAAGCTGCTCTGGGGCACGGCCAACCTGTTCTCCAACCGCCGTTACATGGCCGGCGCCGCCACCAATCCCGATCCGGAAATCTTTGCCTATGCCGCCGGGCAGGTGAAGGCCGTGCTGGAGCTGACCAATGAACTGGGCGGCGCCAACTACGTGCTCTGGGGCGGCCGCGAAGGCTACGAAACCCTGCTCAACACCAAGATCGGCCAGGAACAGGACCAGATGGCCCGCTTCCTGACGCTGGTCATCGAGCATGCCGAAAAGATCGGCTTCAAGGGCCAGATCCTGATCGAGCCCAAGCCGCAGGAGCCCAGCAAGCACCAGTACGACTTCGACGTCGCGACCGTTTATGGCTTCCTGCAGAAATACGGCCTTGAAAAGAAGGTGAAGTGCAACATCGAGGTGGGCCATGCCTTCCTCGCCGGTCACTCCTTCGAGCACGAACTGGCCGTCGCCTCCTCGCTGGGCATGCTCGGCTCGGTCGACGCCAACCGCAATGACCTGCAGTCCGGCTGGGATACCGACCACTTCCCCAACAATGCCGGGGAAATGGCGCTGGCCTTCTACTACATCCTCAAGCAGGGCGGCCTGGGCAATGGCGGCTTCAACTTCGACGCCAAGGTGCGCCGGCAGTCGCTCGATGCAGCCGACCTGCTGCATGGCCACGTCCTGGGGCTCGACACGCTGGCCCGCGGCCTCAAAGGCGCTGCCGCGCTCATTGAGGATGGCGAGTTCGACAAGCTGCTCGACGATCGCTATGCCGGCTGGCATTCCGGCCTGGGCAAGGACATTCTCGGCGGCAAGCTGAGCCTGGCTCAGATCGCCGACAAGGTCGCGGCCGATGGCATCAATCCGCAGCCGCGTTCGGGCCGCCAGGAATATCTCGAAAACCTGGTCAACCGGTTCGTGTGA